gtcatgaattcatttgagagactggtgttggccccactgaaggacatcactagaccatttctagatccccttcaatttgcttatcgaacaagcaggtctgtggatgatgcagtcaacatgggattgcatcatatcctgcaacatcaggacagaccagggacatatatgcaaggatccttcttgtggacttcagttcaactttcaacaccatcatcccagctattctccagactaaactacaccaactctgttcccacatctatctgtcaatggattaccagctttctgagaGACAGGCAggagctagtgagacaggggaaattcacttccagcatatgtacaatcagcacaggtgccccccagggacatgtgctctccccactacaaATAACTATACTGCCAAGTAAACCtcagtcaagctcctgaagtttgcagaggacactactgtcatcggcctcatccaggatgacgaggagtctgcatacagaagggaattTGAACAGCTGgccgtctggtgcagtcaaaacaacctggagctgaacatgctcaaaatggtggagatgattgtgaacttagaggaacaccccaacattaacccccctcaccattctcaacagcactgtggcagcagtggagtcattcaggttcctgggcactaccatctcacaagacctgaagtgggagacccacattgactttttccacattgtgaaaaaggcccagcagaggttgtacttccttcaccagttgaggaagttcaaccctgccacaggcgctgctgatgcagttctactcagcagtcactgagtctgtcctcagcacttcagtaactgtctggtttggtgcagctacgaaatcggacatcagaagactgcaGAGGACAATTCGAACtgttgagaggattattggtttccccctgccctcccttcaagaactgtacacttccaaagtgaggaaaaaggctggaaaaatcactctggaccccgcTCACCCTACCACTACCTTTTTTGACCTTCTGGGCAACGCAACaaagctctgagcaccagaaccgtcaggcacaggaaccgTCCCCCCCTAAATTgttagtgtgccaggtgagttgatgaagtggatattatggtttatataatattatataataatatattaatatatttcatgagtatatacgctacttgtgatatgtcgtcaaaaagacaccagtcgacatgtctggatgttttgtggcccctttaaatatagttcacaaaacctattctcaaccgcctatttcaaatacgtcagagcgtccacgaattttagatagcgttgttggcagagcagccagagcgaattttgacggtCTCCAGCCAGAGCGAATTCCCTTGTACTGTAACAAATCTGTatttgcacacacatacatacatatatatatatatatatatatatattgtcttgcTGTGTATTCTACATATACTTTATTtcctattaatatatatatatatatatatatatatatatatatatatatatatatatatattatatattatatatatatattatttttctttcattattatctctgtctatttgctgtattttatttttttgcactggaagctcctgtcaccaagacaaattccttgtatgtgtaagcagaATTGGCAATAAAGCTTGATTCTGATATTACTCACATCCTCAAGTAGATCCTCGGGAACCCGAACTCTACAGTTCCCCAACATGCACTCCTCCATTACACGTCCATCACGGTCCATTCCAGACTCCAGTGGGTCTGTTAACATGTGATCTAAAGAATTCATCTTAAATCACCATTCACGACAGCACAAGCGATATCTGCAGGATTTAAAAAACGAAATATTTGACCATGACATGTTAATAGTCTAGATATTGACAAGCTCTTGAAGCATTTTTATTAGTAACTCATCTTTGATAACAGACacattacttatatatatatatatatattgattacatttctgcatttaacacattaaatgacAACAAACAAGGAAACTGTCAAAGCACTTAGCATGTTAGCTTCCGTATTATACACGTTGACAACAAACCAGccgaatttaaaaatatttaaaaaaaaacatgcaacagCTTTTCATTTAATCGTGCaaatatattgaaaaatgtatgtttttatgacaaaaataataatatatgcaaGCTAAACTATGGTGATGTCTAACTAACCAGTTAGCCAACTCTCCTGCTAGCTAATGCCAAACTAACATCCTTGTTGTCTCTACATCTATTAATTAACACGACTAATTTACACATAAACTATCCATGttatgtacattttgtaaatatgttATCTTACCATGTGTGTTAGTGAATATTGGGAATGAATATGCTTGCTAGCTCTTGAAGTAGAGTCACAAGGGTGGTAGGAATAATAACATTGGTGCACATTTCCGGTGTGTCATCAAGGAAACTTAATTTCTGCCATAAGTAAaagttctgtatatatatatatatatatatatatatatatatatatatatatatatatacagaacttaaattattttctttatatttcaCAACGTATTTCTATAGAGCATCAATTCCTGAATTCACTACATATAAACAAGCAAATGCAAATCAGGTTAGAATGTCACTTTTAACCTAaatggacatgtttttttttttttctcgatcattttggctgtgttaatgccaatggcatacattttgtcagaggtgtgtattttggggggaattttgatatttcaacctcagttcctataatacatctataatacactgtgtacacaaaatagttacactcaggaccttaaggacaagCATGTCCCCATTTAAatagcaatatttgatcccagtgccattaaagcataacatCGTGAATTCTGTGATATTATGCTTTctccggagccctggcttcaaaaatttaagttttaatattttccaccagataacgctatttttctcatgtttagcttATGGAGCAATGTTTTtctccctattttctgtttgctgtattatagagcaccgcaggccaattgaatacatgatgcagataaaattgtgtgggtgtgttggtatggatgtcagattgtgtatgcatgtattgagaaatgtgtgtgtaaaaaaagcaaccgtggcattatgtaaacaaactggcatctAAAGTGTTAAaatactgaaaatgaatgaatatttggtaggtATGATCAGGACTGTttttactaattaaaaaaaaagaataattgaaagtggaaaatattttttcctttttttaattgacgcacaagggttaatgttTATCAAAGATCCCACTGAAATAGCAAGGCACAATAAGAGAATGCCAATCCTGACTAGggaattaaaggtatagttcaaccaaaaatgaaaatctcttATCATTTAGTCacttttatgccatcccagatgtgtataacttgtttttttcttctgttgatcacaaacgaagatttcagaagtatatctcagctctgtaggtccttacaatttgtaggcctccttgctgcccacacattttctattagattgaggtcagggcttttccctccaaacataacaatggtcattatggccaaacagttcaatttttgtttcattagaccagaggatatttctccaaaaagtacgatctttgtccccatatgcactatcaaactgtagtctggcttttttgacttcttccttgctgaagaGCTTTTcaagttatgtcgatataggactcattttactgtggatatagatacttgtctacctgtttccaccggcatcttcacaaggtcatttgcagTCATTCTGGGATggatttgcaccaaactacgtatCCATATtgctccagtagttaaatcaatgtcagaagctatataataggtgtgagtgagaaacagatcaatactacTTACcacaatgtaatttaatgtaaactatccctttaatagaaataaaaatataaatttttaattaaatgccACAGATAAGGATAACAGCAAAACAATTACCATAATGTAAACAAGACAGCAAAATCCAAATATATACATTGTAAAAATTGTACAAAATGTCtaaacattacataaaaaagttttcttttatgtcaaaaatgtaaggcttcaaaacacaaatttacatatatatacacacagttacACACTGACTGAATAGACACTTATCTGACAAATAAAATAGTCTTTATCTGATGTATGAagcttaaagaagaaaaaaatattttaccagcATGCAAATGACATTAGAATGATATACAAGCAAACAATTATCAGTCCAGAACAAATGAATAATctaatattctaatatatatatatgtatataatttatccaaaaaatacacttaaaaacataaacacataaaagcattACACCTactattaaattacaaaaatgttccTGAGAAGCACTTAAAAAGCAAGGTGGCATTTGATTGAGAATAGCTTTTTTCCAAAGCAAGTGCAACAAATTAATTGAGGCTCAAACTATGAATAGTCTATATATatggcattttaaaatgtttaaaaatacagagacagataaaaGTATGAAGAAATAATGAGAGGAAtgctcttttgttgttgttgatgtcaaaggtcaTATGTCCAATCAAAAGTTACAGTATTTTGGAATAAATTCATTCATTTGGCCCAgtgtttgtttcatgtttttgGCTGGTAAATTATCACACTTCTGCCATTGttgattttgcatattgttgggaaTATGCTATTTGTTTGAGTTCTTTTGTATGATAAACATTTGTGCTACTGTGTTTGGTCCCCACTTAATATCCGATGTAAAATCTGAGTCCTGAGGCAAAAGCAGAGCCTATACCCCTGTCATCTGTCTGATCCAACTGCGGTATTCTGTGACTCGTGTGTAGACACCAGGCCTGTTTCTACGGCCACAGCCATCTCCCCAACTTACCACTCCAGCAAGGAACACACGCCCATTGATCTCAGTAGAAGACATGGGACCACCTGAGTCACCCTGAAAGGGGAATCTATGTGTGTTACTGAGAAACTTAAGGGTAACTGAAATGTAACTGAATCTGTACAAGCAGATCTTTCATCTCACTTGACAGGCATCCACGCCTCCGCTCAGTACGCCTGCACAGATCATCCGGTGTGTTATCCCATCATCCATCAGCTTGTTGCACACAGTGCTGTTAATAATGCGAACCTCAGCCTTTTGCAACACTGATGCAACAGAATCTGCAACAGTGAGAATACATTTCCTCAGCTTACTAACAATTTATTGCCTTATTACCAGCCAAAGACACTGACAATCTTGAGCTAGTACGTACTTTCTTTCATTATCTGGTTTACACAAATAGAACAGCTCACTTCTCCTCATGCACATATACAGAGGGCCCCaaacagtatttggacacttaagccacactctATGCCTGTCTTTGCATAATTTAGCAAAATATCataccaagtggcatttattttaaagtatacaccctacaaaacaaaacttgagTGGAACATAtacataaacatttatacataaacaaaaaaaaaatcaataaaagtatcaataaaagtaattgcaaaaatggctcagaacaATGAAAGTAATTATGAGGATAAGCTCTAGCACaatttttttgtaatctgatgctacttggtttgatatttcgtttttaatgcaatgaaattcaaacATTTGAACCCtataatgctgtaaaaaaatatattatatatatatatatatcacatttgaTACATGATGTTCTAAATCCtctacatcatcaacatgatcaaAACTTTGCTGAAAATCTTGTTTTATGCAATGTTCCAGATGTCTACTGCCTCCTGGTGGAACTTTCTGTGCTCTTCAGTAAGTAGAAGGTGGTATTTttaatgctatcccagatgtgtatgactttctttcttctgctgaacacaaacaaagatttgtagaagtacatctcagctctgtaggtccatacaatgcaagtgaataatgaccagaactccaaaagctccaaaaagaagataaagtaagcataaaagtaatccataagactccagaggtttaatcaatttcttctgaagcaatgcaattgttttgggtgagaaacagatcaatacttcaatcctttcttcttttttttttacaatgaatctccactttaattttcaGAATATGAAAGAAtataaaagtgaaaatggagatttatggtaaaaaaaaataacagatttGTTATCaaatctgtatctcacccacaaatatcatatcacctctgaagacatggactaCTAGGGTCATatagattacgtttatgctgcctttatgtgatttttggagcttgaaaggtctggtcaccattcacttgcattgtgtggacctacagagctgagatatttttctaaaaaaacttttttgtgttcagaagaaagcaagctatacacatctgggatggcatgagggtgactaaatactgagagaattttcttttttgggtgatctatccctttaatatttgattcatattgtatttgatgtgctgtaaTGTCATACATTTCTATAGCCCATatagaggaagttgtcatggccaaactcccAAACATTTGTTATCTATaaaaagcccagggagtcctcttAAGATACCCCAAGAATTACTACAGTGGCATGTTTGGGCTAAGAGAAATGTAAATAACAAATGTCCTGTACAAAAATTATTACTGGGATCAGGAGGATAATAACCTTTAAAGcctgatttaattattttgtttataggTTCAAAAACAACTCCATTTCAAAAATTAAAAACTTCTGgctattattttatttgtcagGCTTTTTAAGTTATGTCTTATCACTTACCCATTTCCTCTCTCAGTTTTCCCCATCCAGTTATCCATACAGATTTCCCTGCTGGAAAGTCATGTGTCACTTCGGGTAAGCAGATTGCCCAGACGTTTTGATTGAGAGCCACAGGGCTGTCCAGCTCCATTACAGCAATATCATTGTCATAGGTTGTGGCATCATATTGAGGGTGAGAGATGATGCGCTTCACACGTTTAAGGATTGACTTACTGGTCACACCCTGGGTATGTAAACCTAGATAGACCTCCCACTGGTCAGGCTGGGAATATCTAGCAAAAGAAAATCACTCAGGATCAGCCTTGGACCCCATTTACAACTGGTACTAACATCCATCTCAAGTGATCCAATCACATTGGACAGCACTTAATACAGGTGTAAAAGGGGCCTGGAACGCTTGATTGGATCCCTTAAACCACATTTGTTCATAGTGGAAAACACATGTGGCCACATTCAAATTTGTAGTGGAAACACTTATACTTCCTGATACACCATCTAATCAACCATTGTGCTAAAACAAGGGTTTACACTTTGTGGGTTATGTGCAGctttaatagaaaataattattcaaTTGACCTACAACTGGTGCTCCACTACTGCTCTAAACATCTCAGGAAGTGCTTAgattaaaattcaaataaatccTGGAGACACAGTGTgcgtttgttttttgttgttgttgtttttgtttttttccaagcTTTATCTACATGCACACCCTACCCTCAAAATTAGATCATATCTattcacaggagatgcatttgagGCACATGTTACAAccagatatacactcactgagcactttattaggaacacctgtacacctacatattcatgtgattaccaatcatgtggcagcagtgcattgcataaaatcatgcagatacgggtctggagcttcagccatcagaatgggggaaaaaatatgatctcagtgatttcagatcactgtggcatgattgttgatgtcagacgggctggtttgaacatttctgtaactgccgatctcctgggattttcacgcacaacaatctctaatgtttacttagaatggtgccaaaaacaaaaaacatccagtgagtggcagttctttagatggaaacaccttgttgataagagaggtcaacagacaatggccagactgtttcgaactgacagaaaggctacggtaactcagataaccactctgtacaattgtagtgagcagaatagcatcagaATACTCAACACAACAAACCTTGTGgagaatgggctacaacagcaggagaCCACGTCGGAATCTTTATTAGaactatagtgttcctaataaagagttCAGTAAGTTAAAATGGCAGTGTGTCATGGACCGCCACTCGTGAACTTAATACCTGGAGTAAAACAGACCTAGGAGAAGAGAACTTACTTGAATTCGTCATTGTCCTGCACACAGTGTGCAGCAGTGACAAGCCAGCGGTTACTGATAACAGATGCCCCACACACATGACCCTGCGTCTTCATGTGGAGGCTGACCTGCCAGGGCCATTCACCCTCATTTGAGTCCTTTCCACCCACAATACGACTGGCCTTGTAAGGTTTAATTCCGCAATCTACAGTGAATAAACACACAGATACATATAACATTAATAATCCCTGCAAAAAGATCATCTTTCCATGCTGGTCCATGGATGGCTCTGCAAATGTAACCCATGTTGGAATTCATGTATAGATGGTATTGTAGGACAGTGGTTCTGTACTTACTACACTCATTCTCATCCGAACCATCTGCACAGTCCATCTCTCCATCACACATAGGGTTCAGCTTGCTAATGCACTGGTTATTCTTGCACTTGTAAGTGGCATCAGAGCAGCGTACAGCTATGGCTGGAAATAAAAGACATACAATTAAGTCCAGTATAGTAACAAATTATTTTGACAGCTGAGGTTTAAATTGTTCTGTGATTAAGAACCTCAATTACTACTAATGTCAGTTAAAGGAATACGTTTCTGCTTTGCATCAACTCATGCCGAAAACACCCCTTGTACTCAATTAATGAAAAATCTTACATTTCTCACACTGGGATTCATCAGAGCCATCACCGCAGTCATTGTAGCCATCACACTGCTTCTGTGCTGGGATGCAGCGCCCATTTCGACAACTGAACTCTAGAGCTTTACACTTTCCTGCCGGAAAAACAAAAACGAACAAACAACCTGAATGTGTCTACATAACTCTAACTCTTTTGTTCTTGATGGTGAATATTGTTATCATCCTTACCACAGTTTTCCTCATCTGTGCTATCCCCACAATCGTTTACCCCATCACAACGCCAGAAACGGGGCTTGCAGAAGCCATTCTTGCATTTGATTTGAGTCTCAGTACATGCTGTATGCATGCATGGGAAAATTAAATAATGCacaccattttaatattttaagtgcGTTACTTTTGTGGAAACAACTATGCAGACATTCAAAGACTTGAAGTCTTTGTTAACTTTGTTTAGTATAGGTAATATGGTATTAACTTACTGCAGCCCCTCTCATCACTCATATCTCCACAGTCATTATAGCCATCACAATGTAGATTAGAGGCTACACACAGATCGTTGTCACACTCGAACTTCCCAGGGCAGGCTGTGGAAAAGTGATCAACAAATATAGACTGGATGTGCTTAAAGTATTATGTTGAAATATCAATAGAAAAGACATGTAATCTGACTCACGATTAGTGGGTTCAAAGGCCTCAAAGTCTGCAGAAAAGCCCTCGCCCACCTGAgacatgtctgaataaaattTGACCGTTGCTTGGTTTGATTTGATAGTGTTCACACTGTTGGGTGGCTTCTCTCCACATATCCTAAATAGAAATCCCCAATTCATAGAAAAGAACAGTTTTAGTCTATTGCACTCCACTGAAAATTTAAAGTGAGAAAACTTTTATGCCtctgtcaccaaatggaattccaaaaattatttcaaacaggtttcccaagcaCTCCAATCATCTTTCATTGGCCTGACAAGCATAGTCtaaccccaaactcatgccattgctGGAGCCAATGTTGATGTATCGGGCTGGTCAGGATACTCAATCAAACAgtgaaatgttttaaaagcaccatAGTACCCACTGTTCAAAAACATCTTACAAACAGCTTACTAATAgatgtctttgcatattaagttgggatacAAGTCAggattttttttcatggaaacatTATACTCCACCTTTAAAACGCTTTTACAATTACTCTCAGAGTAATTTCTATTCAGAAATTCTAAGAATATTCCATATAAGAatattttgaatgtttacagTTTTAAATCTGGTTAATTAAGTTTTAGAATAACAAAAACTTGTTGAAAAAAACTGGTTTCCTTATTTATGTACAACAAATATTTTGTGCTCATGGTTAGTAATATCTATTAAATAAGTGGCGATTatataaagggttagttcaccaaaaaattaaatatttctcatcatttactcaccatttacATGCTATCctatgtgtgtatgactttcttttgctgaacacaaacaaagatttttaggagaatatttcagctctatatgtcctcacaatgaaagtgaatgggtaccaacattttgaagctccaaaaacgcACATACTGTAAcggagaataaaagtaatccatatgacttcagtggttaaatacatatgtTCATAAGcattatgataagtgtgggtgagaaatcaatgtttaagtccttttttacctaTAAATTCTCCCTGTCCAGAagttggcaatatgcacgaagaatacgaatcgccaaaaacaaaagtagaataatgtgaaagtggagatagtaaataaggacttaaatattgattctcTCCCACACTTATCATAGCACTTcggaaaatatggatttaaccactgtgatcatatggattacttttatgctacctttataccttttgcagcttcaaaattgtggtcaccattcacttgcattttatggaccaacaaagctgagacattcttcttaaaatcttaatttgtgttctgcagaagaaagaaagtcatacacatctggcatggcatgagggtgagtaaatgatgagagaatatttatttttgggtgaactatccctttaagattttttGAGGCATTAGACTGACAATACTGTTGCCCTTTTGTCTAACCTGTAGTTTAACTCCAAGTAGTCTGTGTGACAGGTGATGGTGTTCTGTTCAGGGCTATGTATAGAGAACTTGTTAAATTTCACCTTGATATGCTTTCCTTTGGGAACCTAAAAGAGATAGCACATTGAAGGACAATATTAGAATACATTGCAGTGAGGGACTAATGTAAACAATAGCACAAAGTAATAATATTTTTACCTCAATGTTCCAGACACACTCAATTTGAGGTGGATAATGAGAGGGATAGCCAGGTGATGTGAAGGTACCACTTATTCCAGTTAGTTTCCCCCCACACTCTAAAGAACAAAAAGACATTTGTCATGCAAATATTGGCCTTTGAATTGTTAAATGAGTTCAAGGGTCTCTCTCTTTATAGTCTTTATAGTTGTTAAACTCTACCTCCAATATTTGCTGGGATCTGGGAGTAAAATGCCCTGAAACCTGGGaagtttttttcttcatttgtaaCCAGTGTAACCAGCATGACATTCCCAGATGAGATGAAAATCAATTTCTCACTGGGTAAGCGATATCCACATTTCCTGCATGAACACATTGATTAGATCCCCCACAATATCAAAtagacaataaaaacatacatgtATTATGTGACACTGACACTATTTGTCCAACAGTACCACTTCACGGAGAGGGATTCACAAGCTGCCATTTAATTGTCATGAGCATTTTAAGCTTATAAGTTAGGAACCATTTTAAATATAAtgccataaaaaataaatcaccatCATCATGATGATGATGACCATTCATACATTAcagttattaataaaatatttataatgaatattatgtttttattgttgttgtttaatgATTAGATATTGTTTCAAAAAGCAAATatgaacaaattatttaaaatcagaaatttaaacctaaaaataacagGTATCAGTCTCAGTCACTAAACACAATACTGGTGGAACACATACTCTGTTATGACCTGGTTCTCTGATGGGGCTAACGAGTCATACACTTTGACGAAGTCATTACGACAGTCTTTCTCTAGGTCTAGGACATCAAACTCCAGTCTAATCCTGTGCTCCGGGTCAGCCCGAATCTGCCACTCAGTATAAAGATTGGCAGTGTAGGAGGAATTAGGGAAACCTGGAGATCGGATAATGTCTGTCTGGTTTTCATGGGCATGATGTGACCTTTTACTGGAACCTGAAATACAGAACAAGCTCATTAAAAACCTGAGAGCTGAACACACGTTAAGTATTTAGTATGTTGAAACCTGTTACTCACGTTTGAGGTTTCTGCCAGCTAGCCGAGCATCCACAGCTgtaataaagaacaaaaaaaataaatcaataatttttactttttccaTTTATAGTGTTCATAAATGGGACTACTGGATAAGGATCATTTTATAGAGAAAAATTtgttcactatagaaatttccatagctttttacatttttgctcttttcCATTAAATTTTTTAGGCATTCAAATTCAGGTTTTCCATGGCTATAGGAACCCTGTGATACTCATGTTACTTTGAAGTTTCTG
The Xyrauchen texanus isolate HMW12.3.18 chromosome 34, RBS_HiC_50CHRs, whole genome shotgun sequence DNA segment above includes these coding regions:
- the st14b gene encoding ST14 transmembrane serine protease matriptase b, giving the protein MDPLQSGGKYNPKHRDDASEQSKHFLPKCDENKVEKRRTSRRLLVGIGLLIAIAIIALVTGLLVWHFQFRSNGRVRKMFSGYLTISSQTFSDAYENSNCTEYKDLASRVSKQLKTIYSQVRMLSKYHVGSSVQGFSEGNGNGVIAYYLSEFNVPEVQVSAVDEAIASMDGAENARKIRRVFGRKTDNSLIIDGMTSGAVDARLAGRNLKRSSKRSHHAHENQTDIIRSPGFPNSSYTANLYTEWQIRADPEHRIRLEFDVLDLEKDCRNDFVKVYDSLAPSENQVITEKCGYRLPSEKLIFISSGNVMLVTLVTNEEKNFPGFRAFYSQIPANIGECGGKLTGISGTFTSPGYPSHYPPQIECVWNIEVPKGKHIKVKFNKFSIHSPEQNTITCHTDYLELNYRICGEKPPNSVNTIKSNQATVKFYSDMSQVGEGFSADFEAFEPTNPCPGKFECDNDLCVASNLHCDGYNDCGDMSDERGCTCTETQIKCKNGFCKPRFWRCDGVNDCGDSTDEENCGKCKALEFSCRNGRCIPAQKQCDGYNDCGDGSDESQCEKSIAVRCSDATYKCKNNQCISKLNPMCDGEMDCADGSDENECNCGIKPYKASRIVGGKDSNEGEWPWQVSLHMKTQGHVCGASVISNRWLVTAAHCVQDNDEFKYSQPDQWEVYLGLHTQGVTSKSILKRVKRIISHPQYDATTYDNDIAVMELDSPVALNQNVWAICLPEVTHDFPAGKSVWITGWGKLREEMDSVASVLQKAEVRIINSTVCNKLMDDGITHRMICAGVLSGGVDACQGDSGGPMSSTEINGRVFLAGVVSWGDGCGRRNRPGVYTRVTEYRSWIRQMTGV